Proteins encoded together in one Chryseobacterium sp. G0201 window:
- a CDS encoding SusC/RagA family TonB-linked outer membrane protein: protein MKKTLATFAIFLLPLYLTAQEINISGNVKSENGSTISGVNITDKNSGKSVTTDQNGNFTITANPKDILEFYSPEFSSYSIEVSSKRNYSVVLKKVSEKQIEGVVITALGIAKKKEKIGYSTQEVGTKQFESITTPSIGNLFSGQVAGLNVSNPTGMQQAPEFTLRGNSNLVFVIDGVIVEKGVFQNLDPNNIENINVLKGAPASALYGSRGRYGAVLITTKSAKKKGFTVEFSQNTMVTGGFTNLPKTQTEYGNGSHGQYEFWDGADGGVNDGDMIWGPKFVPGTKIAQWNSPIRDKVTGQTIPWYGAVTGTQYNDKSRYERVPIDWEYHDNLSTFLKPAVINNNSFSVSYKNNKDTYRLSGNFMNYDDRVPEAYLQRYGINFSSENHLGDKLIFDTKFNFTQTFTPNIPNYDYNPSGHMYTILIWMGGDVDGRDLKNHMWIPGKEGTAQANWNYAWYNNPWFGAEYYKNKNRTDVINAQTGLEYKATQDFSVKGKISLVENHNKQEILSPYSYFNYSAPRSGGYILNDTKTWNLNSDVLATYKKKISDNFDFTINAGGSTFYYKNDVDNASTDGLKVPEQYTLDNSIGSVKYYDYLKEKLIYSVYSTIDVGLYNAFFINVSGRNDWSSTLPKANRSYFYPSASLSAVISNLVKMPESINLLKLSASWAKVAYDFQPYSIRNYYLNNSGVTYNGNPTYYYPTTLNYENSLKPEQTKSYELGLSAGLFNNRITLDATYFRTLDYNNILQFPSAQSSGFTSQYVNGNEYTTKGVEISLGLVPIKTANFTWKSLINWSKYEQKLTSIYGDMPNYNNIKLGERMDSYYDITWQKSPDGKVILDAETGMPTRATTPTNLGHFNPDWTFGFNNTFKYKKFTLNIGIDGSIGGVMRSQVVEKMWWGGKHPNSTAYRDQEYANPGTYYFVPDGVNYNAATGTYTPHTKAISFQDWAQNYPYQARVTEDESELFANVFDRTFVKLRSVVLEYDFSYLLNPKGMVKGFTANISAYNLAMWKKSKNLYSDPDFQIKTGNDIQDPSSRWFGVGFNLKF from the coding sequence ATGAAGAAGACTTTAGCTACTTTTGCGATTTTTTTACTCCCCCTTTATTTAACTGCCCAAGAGATCAACATTTCCGGAAATGTAAAATCCGAAAATGGTTCTACAATTTCAGGTGTAAATATCACCGACAAAAACTCAGGAAAATCTGTAACGACAGATCAAAACGGTAATTTTACCATCACAGCCAATCCTAAAGATATTCTTGAATTTTATTCTCCGGAATTTTCAAGTTACTCCATTGAGGTTTCTTCTAAAAGAAATTATTCTGTTGTCTTAAAAAAGGTAAGTGAAAAACAAATTGAAGGCGTTGTAATTACCGCTCTGGGTATTGCGAAAAAGAAAGAAAAAATTGGTTATTCCACTCAGGAAGTCGGGACAAAACAATTTGAATCTATTACAACACCAAGCATTGGAAATCTGTTTTCAGGGCAGGTTGCCGGATTGAATGTTTCGAACCCAACAGGAATGCAGCAGGCTCCGGAATTTACGTTAAGAGGAAATTCCAATTTAGTTTTTGTTATTGATGGAGTAATTGTTGAAAAAGGAGTTTTTCAGAATTTAGATCCCAATAATATTGAAAATATCAATGTTCTGAAAGGCGCTCCTGCATCTGCATTATACGGTTCTAGAGGAAGATACGGGGCGGTTTTAATCACAACAAAAAGTGCTAAAAAGAAAGGCTTCACCGTTGAGTTTTCTCAAAATACAATGGTTACAGGCGGATTTACCAATCTTCCAAAAACTCAGACAGAATACGGAAATGGTTCTCACGGACAATATGAATTCTGGGACGGCGCTGACGGCGGGGTGAATGACGGAGATATGATCTGGGGTCCAAAATTCGTTCCCGGAACTAAAATCGCACAATGGAACAGTCCGATCCGAGATAAAGTAACCGGACAAACAATTCCGTGGTATGGAGCAGTGACCGGAACTCAGTACAATGATAAATCAAGATATGAAAGAGTTCCGATCGATTGGGAATATCATGATAATCTTTCTACTTTCTTAAAACCTGCGGTTATTAACAATAACAGTTTTTCCGTAAGCTATAAAAATAATAAAGATACCTACAGGCTTTCCGGGAATTTCATGAATTATGATGACAGAGTTCCGGAAGCTTATCTGCAACGTTATGGAATTAATTTTTCTTCAGAAAATCATTTGGGAGACAAATTAATTTTTGACACAAAGTTTAATTTTACACAGACCTTTACTCCAAACATTCCGAATTACGACTACAATCCGAGTGGTCACATGTACACAATCCTGATCTGGATGGGTGGCGATGTAGACGGAAGAGATCTTAAAAACCATATGTGGATTCCCGGAAAAGAGGGAACTGCCCAGGCAAATTGGAACTACGCTTGGTACAACAACCCTTGGTTCGGAGCCGAATACTACAAAAATAAAAACAGAACTGATGTTATCAATGCACAGACCGGTTTAGAGTATAAAGCCACACAGGATTTCTCCGTAAAAGGGAAAATATCTCTTGTTGAGAACCATAACAAGCAGGAAATTTTAAGTCCGTATTCTTATTTCAATTACAGCGCACCGAGAAGTGGCGGTTATATTTTGAACGATACGAAAACCTGGAATCTCAACTCTGATGTTTTAGCAACTTATAAAAAGAAAATTTCAGACAATTTTGATTTCACGATCAATGCCGGAGGTTCTACTTTTTATTATAAAAACGATGTTGACAACGCTTCAACAGACGGTTTGAAAGTACCTGAACAATATACGTTAGACAACTCTATAGGTTCTGTAAAATATTACGATTATTTAAAGGAAAAATTAATTTACAGTGTCTATTCTACGATCGACGTTGGTTTGTATAATGCTTTTTTCATCAACGTTTCAGGGCGTAATGACTGGTCTTCAACCTTACCGAAAGCTAATAGATCATATTTCTATCCGTCTGCTTCATTAAGTGCAGTGATTTCGAATTTAGTTAAAATGCCGGAATCTATTAATTTACTAAAATTATCAGCTTCATGGGCAAAAGTAGCGTACGATTTTCAGCCTTATTCAATTCGAAATTATTACTTGAATAATAGCGGTGTTACCTACAACGGAAATCCTACTTATTATTATCCGACAACGCTGAATTATGAAAATTCTTTAAAACCTGAACAGACAAAATCTTATGAATTAGGATTAAGCGCAGGCTTATTCAATAACAGAATTACATTAGACGCAACGTATTTCAGAACATTGGATTATAATAATATCCTTCAGTTCCCGAGTGCGCAGTCATCAGGTTTCACTTCGCAATACGTCAATGGAAATGAATATACCACAAAAGGTGTTGAAATTTCATTAGGATTAGTTCCGATTAAAACCGCCAATTTCACTTGGAAATCTTTGATCAACTGGAGTAAGTATGAACAAAAATTAACTTCCATTTATGGAGATATGCCAAATTACAATAACATCAAGCTTGGTGAAAGAATGGACAGTTATTATGACATCACATGGCAAAAATCTCCGGACGGAAAAGTCATTTTGGATGCAGAAACAGGAATGCCGACAAGAGCTACAACTCCTACTAACTTAGGACATTTCAATCCGGATTGGACGTTTGGTTTTAACAATACATTTAAATATAAAAAATTCACTTTAAACATCGGGATCGATGGAAGTATAGGTGGTGTGATGAGATCTCAGGTAGTCGAAAAAATGTGGTGGGGTGGAAAACATCCGAACTCTACAGCTTACAGAGACCAGGAATATGCGAATCCGGGAACGTATTATTTCGTTCCGGATGGTGTAAATTATAATGCCGCAACAGGAACTTATACTCCGCACACCAAAGCAATCAGCTTCCAGGATTGGGCACAGAATTATCCATATCAGGCTAGGGTAACAGAAGATGAAAGCGAATTATTTGCTAATGTTTTCGACAGAACTTTTGTGAAATTAAGATCTGTAGTTCTGGAATATGACTTCTCATATCTTCTTAATCCAAAAGGTATGGTAAAAGGTTTCACAGCCAATATTTCTGCCTACAATCTTGCAATGTGGAAAAAATCTAAAAATTTGTACTCTGATCCGGATTTCCAGATCAAAACAGGTAATGATATTCAGGATCCGTCAAGCAGATGGTTCGGAGTAGGATTTAATCTTAAATTTTAA